In Flagellatimonas centrodinii, a single window of DNA contains:
- a CDS encoding CoA transferase subunit A, translating to MSNKVYPDARTALAGLTFDGMTVMSGGFGLCGIPEHLILALRDSGAKDLTVIGNNVGCDEHGMWLVLANNQIRKVLASYVGENKILESRFMSGEVEIEFNPQGTLAERIRAGGAGIPAFYTRTGYGTKVAEGKETRQFNGEWYVMETGLVADLSLVKAWKADTEGNLIYRKTARNFNPMIATAGKVTVVEVEEIVPVGSFDPDQIHTPGIFVDRIVQGTDYVKHIERRTTRPREQ from the coding sequence ATGAGCAACAAGGTGTACCCCGATGCGCGGACCGCGCTGGCCGGCCTGACCTTCGACGGCATGACCGTGATGTCCGGTGGCTTCGGTCTCTGTGGCATCCCCGAGCATCTGATTCTCGCCCTGCGCGATTCCGGGGCGAAAGACCTGACCGTCATCGGCAACAACGTCGGCTGCGACGAGCACGGCATGTGGTTGGTGCTGGCCAACAACCAGATCCGCAAGGTGCTGGCCAGCTACGTCGGCGAAAACAAGATTCTCGAATCGCGCTTCATGAGCGGCGAGGTGGAGATCGAGTTCAATCCGCAGGGCACGCTGGCCGAGCGCATCCGCGCCGGCGGTGCCGGCATTCCCGCCTTCTACACCCGTACTGGCTACGGCACCAAGGTGGCCGAGGGCAAGGAGACCCGCCAGTTCAACGGCGAGTGGTACGTGATGGAAACCGGCCTGGTGGCGGACCTGTCGCTGGTGAAGGCCTGGAAGGCGGACACCGAAGGCAACCTGATCTACCGTAAGACCGCCCGCAACTTCAATCCGATGATCGCCACCGCCGGCAAGGTCACCGTGGTCGAGGTGGAAGAGATCGTCCCGGTCGGCAGCTTCGACCCCGACCAGATTCACACGCCCGGCATCTTTGTCGATCGCATCGTGCAGGGCACCGACTACGTCAAACACATCGAGCGGCGCACGACGCGCCCGCGGGAGCAGTAA
- a CDS encoding DUF924 family protein, which produces MNTKTPQANDVLTYWFGDDRDADPRRVAEIYRGRWFGADTETDADIRQRFGALREQALMGELHSWAHQPLGRLALILLVDQFSRNLYRNDRRAFLHDRLALDWAEGGILLGMDQSLTPLERVFFYLPLEHSEHLDDQQECVALMARLIDLVPTAQQALFRDFHDYARRHLEIVAQFGRFPHRNGALGRDPTPAENHFLRQPGSSF; this is translated from the coding sequence ATGAACACCAAGACGCCACAGGCGAACGACGTCCTGACCTACTGGTTCGGCGACGACCGTGACGCCGATCCGCGACGGGTCGCGGAAATCTACCGGGGCCGTTGGTTCGGCGCCGACACCGAGACCGATGCCGACATCCGCCAACGCTTCGGGGCGCTGCGCGAGCAGGCGCTGATGGGCGAGCTGCACAGCTGGGCGCACCAACCACTGGGACGGCTGGCGCTGATCCTGCTGGTCGACCAGTTTTCGCGCAATCTCTACCGTAATGACCGGCGGGCCTTCCTGCATGACCGGCTGGCGCTGGACTGGGCCGAGGGCGGCATCCTGCTCGGCATGGACCAGTCGCTGACGCCGCTGGAGCGCGTGTTCTTCTACCTGCCGCTCGAACACTCCGAACATCTGGACGACCAGCAGGAGTGCGTCGCATTGATGGCCCGGCTGATCGACCTGGTCCCGACCGCACAGCAGGCGCTGTTTCGCGACTTTCACGACTATGCCCGTCGGCATCTGGAGATCGTCGCCCAGTTCGGCCGTTTTCCCCACCGAAACGGGGCCTTGGGGCGTGATCCGACGCCGGCCGAGAACCACTTCCTGCGCCAGCCGGGCAGTTCGTTCTAG
- a CDS encoding Ig-like domain-containing protein yields the protein MKSVRVVVTAALLAACLPVHAAGMVVHALMADYARQHLPTAHPLKRILDQHRPALLAGAMYPDGGYATGALFPEDRDVAENAHWEYFVNPLMQLLHERGCATAVGADNPLPLIGGTLDFLVNLQQVEVPLADIRRSDDCGSLVAFAMGVAAHGMGDEVWDALFEPVVRERGEHIGNSPANLLDSFPPGADTSAGQLLRGLIGDAPFEALAQAFDPLSLNSIEYAMDVMAIFEHDLWLQIPYLEFPPDSVLVDAYARTGRNDPAVTAFAVQRTALATRTLVLAERAGAAIEMPRVSQHMPWASANYFTGQGGVLHTSDMISGYYLHLWNKLANGLEAARGPRVVGLHPHHGAADVPFGLTAEHSVIAFLSGAVDRASTEAPGAIVVFDETGAIVPGGANRFGYRGDGAHGLSYGFDQPLEPDHEYTVVVTTRVRDSLGRPLQRPRLWRFTTAAAP from the coding sequence ATGAAGTCTGTCCGCGTCGTCGTCACAGCCGCCCTGTTGGCTGCCTGTCTCCCCGTGCATGCCGCCGGCATGGTGGTGCACGCCTTGATGGCCGATTACGCCCGTCAGCACTTGCCGACCGCACACCCGCTCAAGCGCATTCTCGACCAGCATCGTCCGGCCCTGCTGGCAGGCGCGATGTACCCGGACGGCGGCTATGCCACCGGCGCCCTGTTCCCGGAAGACCGCGATGTGGCGGAGAACGCCCACTGGGAATACTTCGTCAACCCGCTGATGCAGCTGCTGCATGAGCGCGGCTGCGCGACCGCGGTGGGTGCGGACAATCCGCTGCCGCTGATCGGCGGTACCCTCGACTTCCTGGTCAACCTGCAACAGGTGGAGGTGCCACTGGCCGATATCCGCCGCAGTGATGATTGCGGCAGCCTGGTGGCATTTGCCATGGGGGTGGCCGCCCATGGCATGGGCGATGAGGTGTGGGATGCCCTGTTCGAGCCGGTCGTCCGGGAGCGTGGGGAACACATCGGCAACAGCCCCGCCAACCTTCTCGACAGCTTTCCGCCCGGCGCCGACACCAGCGCCGGTCAGCTGCTGCGCGGGCTGATCGGCGATGCCCCGTTCGAGGCGCTGGCGCAGGCCTTCGATCCCCTGTCGCTCAACAGCATCGAGTACGCCATGGACGTGATGGCGATCTTCGAACATGACCTGTGGCTACAGATCCCCTACCTGGAATTTCCGCCCGACTCGGTCCTGGTGGATGCCTATGCCCGAACCGGTCGCAACGACCCCGCAGTGACCGCGTTTGCCGTGCAACGCACCGCACTGGCGACTCGCACTTTGGTGCTGGCCGAGCGTGCCGGTGCCGCCATCGAGATGCCGCGGGTCAGCCAGCACATGCCCTGGGCCAGTGCCAACTACTTCACCGGGCAGGGCGGTGTGCTCCACACCAGCGACATGATCAGCGGCTACTACCTGCATCTATGGAACAAGCTGGCCAATGGTCTGGAGGCGGCCCGCGGGCCGCGGGTGGTCGGCCTCCACCCGCATCACGGCGCCGCCGATGTCCCCTTCGGGCTCACGGCCGAGCACAGCGTCATCGCTTTCCTCAGTGGTGCGGTGGACCGGGCCTCCACCGAGGCGCCCGGCGCCATCGTGGTGTTCGACGAGACCGGCGCCATCGTCCCCGGCGGCGCCAATCGCTTCGGTTATCGCGGTGATGGCGCTCACGGTCTCAGCTATGGCTTTGACCAGCCGCTCGAGCCGGACCACGAATACACGGTGGTGGTCACCACCCGGGTGCGCGACAGTCTCGGGCGGCCACTGCAGCGGCCGCGACTGTGGCGGTTCACCACCGCAGCGGCGCCGTAA
- a CDS encoding AraC family transcriptional regulator — MERDSVAVAFVREALEGVRARGGDADGLLRAAGIDPGLLASDGGRVSASAFGRLWLGVAEALDDEFFGQDSGRMKVGSFATLCHLCIHARTLETALIRACRLLNLLLDDVQVRLEVVGDFAQVTVRDRGVAPRVFAHETLFILLQGLISWLVDRRVVMLRAHFAYPAPAWADEYPRIYARDIVFNRAPTCFRFAADDLRAPVVQTERTAREFLRGAPANFIVKYRNPRSLAAHVRRALKHGPRGFALGFEDFAAELALSPSTLRRRLDAEGTSFRLIKDGLRRDLAIRLLRQSSRGIPDIAAALGFAEPSAFHRAFQKWTGTSPGAFRDRRDTAALV; from the coding sequence GTGGAACGAGACAGTGTTGCCGTTGCCTTCGTCCGAGAAGCCCTGGAGGGGGTTCGTGCGCGCGGGGGTGATGCCGATGGCCTGCTGCGCGCCGCAGGCATCGATCCCGGGCTGCTGGCCAGCGACGGCGGCCGGGTCAGCGCAAGCGCGTTCGGCCGGCTCTGGCTGGGGGTGGCCGAGGCGCTCGATGACGAGTTCTTCGGTCAGGACAGCGGCCGCATGAAAGTCGGCAGCTTCGCCACACTGTGCCACCTCTGCATTCATGCCCGCACCCTGGAAACCGCGCTGATCCGCGCCTGTCGGCTGCTCAACCTGCTGCTCGACGACGTGCAGGTGCGCCTCGAAGTGGTGGGGGATTTCGCCCAGGTCACGGTCCGCGATCGGGGGGTCGCACCGCGGGTGTTCGCCCATGAGACGCTGTTCATCCTGCTGCAGGGCCTGATCAGCTGGCTGGTGGATCGCCGGGTGGTGATGCTGCGCGCGCACTTTGCCTATCCCGCCCCCGCCTGGGCCGACGAGTACCCGCGCATCTACGCCCGCGACATTGTTTTCAATCGGGCGCCGACCTGCTTCCGCTTTGCCGCGGACGACCTGCGGGCGCCGGTGGTGCAGACCGAACGCACGGCGCGTGAGTTCCTGCGTGGCGCGCCGGCCAATTTCATCGTCAAGTATCGCAACCCGCGCAGCCTCGCTGCCCACGTACGCCGCGCGCTCAAGCATGGTCCCCGTGGCTTTGCGCTGGGGTTCGAGGATTTCGCTGCCGAGCTTGCCCTGAGCCCGTCGACCCTGCGGCGTCGACTCGACGCCGAGGGCACCTCGTTCCGATTGATCAAGGACGGTCTGCGCCGCGACCTCGCCATTCGGCTGCTGCGCCAGTCCTCGCGCGGTATCCCCGATATCGCGGCGGCACTCGGGTTTGCCGAGCCCAGTGCCTTCCACCGTGCGTTCCAGAAGTGGACCGGCACCTCGCCCGGCGCCTTTCGCGACCGCCGCGACACCGCAGCGCTTGTGTGA
- a CDS encoding 3-oxoacid CoA-transferase subunit B, with the protein MAWTRDQMAARAAKELRDGFYVNLGIGIPTLVANMIPAGMTVTLQSENGMLGMGPFPYEGEEDADLINAGKQTITDLPQTSYFSSADSFGMIRGGHINLSILGGMEVAANGDLANWMVPGKMIKGMGGAMDLVAGVKRVVVVMDHCDKSGASKFKAECSLPLTGKGVVDLLITDLAVFEIDRKGGGARLIELADGVSLGEVKGKTEAAFEVSLAA; encoded by the coding sequence ATGGCCTGGACCCGAGACCAGATGGCGGCACGCGCCGCCAAGGAATTGCGCGACGGCTTCTACGTGAACCTCGGCATCGGCATTCCCACCCTGGTGGCGAACATGATTCCCGCCGGCATGACGGTGACGCTGCAAAGCGAGAACGGCATGCTCGGCATGGGGCCTTTCCCGTATGAGGGCGAGGAGGATGCCGACCTCATCAACGCCGGCAAGCAGACCATCACCGATCTGCCGCAGACCAGCTACTTCTCCAGTGCCGACAGCTTCGGCATGATCCGCGGCGGCCACATCAACCTGTCGATTCTCGGCGGCATGGAAGTGGCCGCCAACGGGGATCTCGCCAACTGGATGGTGCCGGGCAAGATGATCAAGGGCATGGGCGGCGCCATGGACCTGGTCGCCGGGGTCAAGCGGGTGGTGGTGGTGATGGACCACTGCGACAAGAGCGGTGCCTCCAAATTCAAGGCCGAATGCAGCCTGCCGCTCACCGGCAAGGGCGTGGTCGACCTGCTGATCACCGACCTCGCCGTGTTCGAGATTGATCGCAAGGGGGGTGGGGCGCGGCTCATCGAGTTGGCTGACGGTGTCAGTCTCGGTGAAGTGAAGGGGAAGACCGAGGCGGCGTTTGAGGTAAGTCTCGCTGCTTAG
- the arsS gene encoding arsenosugar biosynthesis radical SAM (seleno)protein ArsS (Some members of this family are selenoproteins.): MTPAGIPVVVDDAADAGERHRFSDQLRAHDVALTPLTIDTLQVNLTTLCNQACRHCHVDASPARTDALSRDGIERVVALLAAHPQIRTLDLTGGAPELHPDFDALVERVAALQRKIIVRHNLTVSDDGNPQTGESKAYLPEFFARHRVEVVCSLPYYQAFFTDKQRGNGVFDKSIAGLQRLNALGYGVDDSGLMLTLVYNPAGPYLPAAQAVLEADYKRELKTRFGIVFNQLFTITNMPINRFALHLRKSGQYAAYMDKLVQAFNPTAAGQVMCRTMISVGADGRLYDCDFNQQLGMAIRDGARPLTIFDFDPEALERRDIRVGNHCFGCTAGAGSSCGGATT; the protein is encoded by the coding sequence ATGACCCCGGCCGGGATCCCGGTGGTGGTCGACGACGCGGCCGACGCCGGCGAGCGCCATCGCTTTTCGGACCAGTTGCGCGCGCACGACGTCGCACTGACGCCGCTGACCATCGACACGCTGCAGGTCAACCTGACCACGCTGTGCAACCAGGCGTGCCGCCACTGCCATGTCGACGCCTCGCCGGCACGCACCGACGCCCTGTCGCGAGACGGCATCGAGCGGGTGGTGGCCCTGCTGGCGGCGCACCCGCAGATCCGCACCCTGGACCTGACCGGCGGTGCGCCCGAGCTGCATCCGGATTTCGACGCCTTGGTCGAACGGGTGGCGGCACTGCAGCGGAAAATCATCGTCCGCCACAACCTGACGGTGAGCGATGACGGCAACCCACAGACCGGTGAAAGCAAGGCCTATCTGCCGGAATTCTTCGCCCGGCACCGCGTCGAGGTGGTCTGCTCGCTGCCGTACTACCAGGCCTTCTTCACCGACAAACAGCGCGGCAATGGCGTTTTCGACAAGAGCATCGCCGGCCTGCAGCGTCTCAACGCGCTGGGCTATGGTGTCGACGATTCGGGGCTGATGCTCACGCTAGTCTACAACCCCGCCGGGCCCTACCTGCCCGCCGCACAGGCCGTGCTCGAAGCGGACTACAAACGCGAGCTGAAGACGCGTTTCGGCATCGTCTTCAACCAGCTGTTCACGATCACCAACATGCCGATCAATCGCTTCGCGCTGCACCTGCGAAAGTCGGGCCAATACGCCGCTTACATGGACAAGCTGGTGCAGGCCTTCAACCCGACCGCAGCCGGCCAGGTGATGTGCCGTACCATGATCAGCGTTGGCGCCGACGGCAGGCTCTACGACTGCGACTTCAACCAACAGTTGGGGATGGCGATCCGCGACGGCGCGCGACCCCTGACGATTTTCGATTTCGATCCGGAGGCGCTGGAGCGCCGCGACATCCGGGTCGGCAACCACTGCTTTGGCTGCACCGCCGGCGCCGGGTCTTCCTGCGGCGGCGCCACCACCTGA
- a CDS encoding HpcH/HpaI aldolase/citrate lyase family protein, with protein sequence MKSLLFVPADSERKLAKAEGIAAGRLTIDLEDAVLPDRKPVGRQMVAEYVRGYRGPSELWVRVNDLESGEILKDLVALAGLPIAGIMLPKIRGPEDLTRVSHYLDLLDAQREADTPLGILAVCTETPAAVLRMGELLHRPHPRLRGMLWGAEDLSAALGAGSPRHADGAWRDTYVYARAQCLLACHALEIEAIDTVYVDFRDAEGCRTNCQQARHDGFTGKVAIHPDQVAIINDAFTPSDDEVAHARRVIAAFAGGAGAVALDGKMIDIPHLKSARNTLRSAGLEGA encoded by the coding sequence ATGAAATCACTGCTATTCGTCCCCGCCGACAGCGAGCGCAAGCTGGCCAAGGCCGAGGGCATTGCCGCCGGGCGGCTCACCATTGACCTTGAAGACGCCGTGCTGCCGGACCGCAAGCCGGTGGGCCGCCAGATGGTGGCCGAGTACGTGCGCGGTTACCGCGGCCCCAGCGAACTGTGGGTCCGGGTGAACGACCTCGAGTCCGGCGAGATTCTCAAGGACCTGGTGGCCCTGGCCGGCCTGCCGATCGCCGGCATCATGCTGCCGAAGATCCGTGGCCCCGAAGACCTGACTCGCGTCAGCCATTATCTGGACCTGCTGGATGCCCAGCGCGAGGCCGACACCCCGCTCGGCATCCTCGCGGTCTGCACCGAAACCCCGGCAGCGGTGCTGCGCATGGGTGAGCTGCTGCACCGGCCGCATCCACGTCTGCGCGGCATGTTGTGGGGCGCCGAAGACCTCAGCGCGGCCCTCGGTGCCGGCAGCCCCCGACACGCCGATGGCGCCTGGCGCGACACCTATGTCTACGCGCGGGCGCAGTGTCTGTTGGCCTGCCACGCGCTGGAAATCGAGGCCATCGACACGGTCTACGTCGATTTCCGCGATGCCGAGGGTTGCCGCACCAACTGCCAGCAGGCGCGCCACGACGGTTTCACCGGCAAGGTGGCGATCCACCCCGACCAGGTGGCGATCATCAATGATGCCTTCACCCCCAGCGACGACGAGGTGGCCCATGCCCGGCGGGTGATCGCCGCCTTCGCCGGCGGCGCCGGTGCGGTCGCGCTGGACGGCAAGATGATCGACATCCCGCATCTCAAGAGCGCGCGCAATACGCTGCGCAGCGCCGGCCTCGAAGGAGCCTGA
- a CDS encoding acetyl-CoA hydrolase/transferase family protein encodes MNTVPRCTLDQLLDRLKPGMTVYVPGVSGESLPFYEALKARPEAAAGVRFVGMHFPGINRNDYLGLHPEARQRNYVMSQGLRAGLADGRAELLPLDHPSSYRDLLENVEIDLALAQLTPPDASGSCSLGLAYDFLPAVWAKAKVRVAHFNPRLPRTRGSFSVRAGDIDAAFEMDADLLPYDAGQPDDGLRAHALRVAELVRDGDTLEFGIGKLQTGILDALRGHRGLKVWSGMVSPALIGLLDAGAVQGRGSVDAGVALGDADFYRRIDGDDSFFFRPVAETHNALRIGQIPNFCAINSAVEVDLFGQVNADSLKGRLLAGVGGLPPFVSGALLSPGGRSIIALSSATDDGRFTRIVPTLGAPGLTALPRHCADYVVTEQGTAALRGLDVHGRAKALIAIAAPGHREALERAWTEMAARL; translated from the coding sequence ATGAACACCGTCCCCCGCTGCACCCTCGACCAGCTGCTCGACCGCCTCAAGCCGGGCATGACCGTTTACGTCCCCGGCGTCTCCGGCGAGAGCCTGCCGTTCTACGAGGCGCTGAAGGCGCGGCCGGAGGCCGCGGCCGGTGTGCGTTTCGTCGGCATGCACTTTCCCGGCATCAATCGCAACGACTACCTCGGCCTGCACCCCGAAGCCCGCCAGCGCAACTACGTGATGAGCCAGGGTCTGCGCGCCGGGCTCGCCGATGGCCGCGCCGAGTTGCTGCCGCTGGACCACCCGTCGAGCTATCGCGACCTGCTGGAAAACGTCGAGATCGACCTGGCGTTGGCGCAGCTGACACCGCCCGATGCCAGCGGCAGCTGCAGCCTCGGGCTGGCGTACGACTTCCTGCCGGCGGTGTGGGCCAAAGCCAAGGTACGGGTGGCGCATTTCAATCCGCGCCTGCCGCGCACCCGGGGCAGCTTCTCGGTACGGGCCGGCGACATCGATGCCGCCTTCGAGATGGACGCCGACCTGCTGCCCTATGACGCCGGTCAGCCGGATGACGGCTTGCGCGCCCACGCGCTACGGGTGGCCGAACTGGTGCGCGATGGCGACACCCTGGAGTTCGGCATCGGCAAGCTGCAGACCGGTATTCTCGATGCGCTGCGTGGGCACCGCGGGCTGAAGGTGTGGTCGGGCATGGTGTCGCCGGCGCTGATCGGGCTGCTCGATGCGGGCGCGGTGCAGGGACGCGGCAGCGTCGATGCCGGCGTGGCCCTGGGCGATGCCGACTTCTATCGCCGCATCGACGGTGATGACAGCTTCTTCTTTCGCCCCGTGGCGGAAACCCACAACGCCCTGCGCATCGGCCAGATTCCCAACTTCTGCGCCATCAATTCGGCCGTGGAGGTCGACCTGTTCGGCCAGGTCAATGCCGACAGCCTCAAGGGTCGGCTGCTGGCCGGGGTTGGCGGGCTGCCCCCCTTCGTGAGCGGCGCCCTGCTGTCGCCTGGCGGACGGTCGATCATTGCGTTGTCGTCGGCCACCGACGACGGCCGCTTCACCCGCATCGTGCCAACTCTGGGCGCGCCTGGCTTGACCGCACTACCGCGCCACTGTGCGGATTACGTGGTGACCGAGCAGGGCACTGCCGCGCTGCGCGGGTTGGATGTGCACGGCCGCGCGAAGGCCTTGATCGCGATTGCGGCGCCGGGGCATCGGGAGGCGTTGGAGCGTGCATGGACGGAGATGGCTGCGCGGTTGTGA
- a CDS encoding FAD-dependent oxidoreductase, whose protein sequence is MIKRLLLLTLIVGAIAAFFAFDLGRFLSLEALQDRRSLLIDYRDAQPLLLTAAFFGVYVLVTALSIPGAVVLTLAAGAIFGVIWGTVLVSFASTLGATGAFLFARYLFRGGIERRYGERLKAINAGITRDGPFYLFTLRLVPVFPFFLINLLLGLTQMRVWTFFWVSQLGMLAGTLVYVNAGTQLAQLTSLGGILSPGLIGAFVLLGVFPLITRKLVDGVKARRVYAPYRRPARFDRNLIVIGGGSGGLVSAYIGAAVKAKVTLIEKHRMGGDCLNTGCVPSKALIRSAKFASHLRRADEFGFDAVSGTPDFAKVMDRVQAVVRAIEPHDSVERYTGLGVEVLEGTGRLIDPWTVEIALHDGSRQRLTARTIVIAAGAEPFVPPIPGLAEAGYLTSDTLWQLRERPQRLVVLGGGPIGSELAQAFARLGSTVTQVEMQPRLLQREDPEVSEAVRRRFVAEGIDVRVGTTATVVVVDNGEKVLLCDQDGQPVRIAFDQIIVAVGRAARLTGYGLDTLGIKTTGRLEVNDFLQTRFPNIYAVGDVAGPYQFTHTAAHMAWYAAVNGLFEPLLALRGGKFKVDYSVIPWATFTEPEVARVGLNETDARAQGIAYEVTTFDLAELDRAIADGEAHGMIKVLTVPGKDRILGVTIVGEHAGDLIAEYVLAMRHGLGLNKLLGTIHIYPTLAEANKYAAGAWKQAHKPEALLRLVARFHTWRRR, encoded by the coding sequence ATGATCAAACGCCTTCTGCTGCTGACGTTGATCGTCGGCGCCATCGCCGCTTTCTTCGCCTTTGATCTGGGCCGCTTCCTGTCGCTGGAGGCGCTGCAGGATCGTCGCAGCCTGTTGATCGACTATCGCGATGCACAGCCGCTACTGCTCACCGCGGCGTTCTTCGGGGTTTATGTGCTGGTCACGGCGCTGTCGATTCCGGGCGCGGTGGTGCTGACGCTGGCGGCTGGCGCGATCTTCGGGGTGATCTGGGGCACGGTGCTGGTCTCGTTCGCCTCGACGCTGGGCGCCACCGGCGCCTTCCTGTTTGCCCGCTACCTGTTCCGGGGCGGCATCGAACGCCGCTACGGCGAGCGCCTCAAGGCGATCAACGCCGGCATCACCCGTGACGGTCCGTTCTACCTGTTCACCCTGCGGCTGGTCCCGGTGTTTCCATTCTTCCTGATCAACCTGCTGCTGGGGTTGACGCAGATGCGGGTCTGGACCTTCTTCTGGGTCAGTCAGCTCGGCATGCTCGCCGGCACGTTGGTGTACGTGAATGCCGGCACCCAGCTGGCACAGTTGACCTCACTCGGCGGCATCCTGTCGCCGGGCCTGATCGGCGCCTTCGTGCTGCTCGGCGTGTTTCCGCTGATCACGCGCAAGCTGGTCGATGGCGTCAAAGCGCGACGCGTCTATGCCCCCTACCGCCGCCCGGCGCGGTTCGACCGCAACCTGATCGTCATCGGCGGCGGTAGTGGTGGTCTGGTCAGCGCCTACATCGGCGCAGCGGTGAAAGCCAAGGTCACGCTGATCGAGAAGCACCGGATGGGCGGCGACTGCCTGAACACCGGTTGCGTACCGTCGAAGGCGCTGATCCGGTCCGCCAAGTTCGCCAGCCACCTGCGCCGCGCCGACGAGTTCGGATTCGACGCCGTATCGGGCACGCCCGACTTCGCCAAGGTGATGGACCGGGTACAGGCCGTGGTCCGCGCCATCGAGCCGCACGACTCGGTCGAGCGCTACACCGGGCTGGGGGTGGAGGTGCTCGAAGGGACCGGACGACTGATCGACCCCTGGACCGTCGAGATCGCCCTCCATGACGGCAGCCGTCAACGGCTGACCGCGCGCACCATCGTCATCGCCGCCGGGGCCGAACCCTTCGTGCCGCCGATCCCCGGCCTTGCCGAGGCCGGCTATCTGACCTCGGACACCCTCTGGCAGCTGCGTGAACGGCCGCAACGGCTGGTGGTGCTGGGCGGCGGACCAATCGGCTCGGAGCTGGCGCAGGCATTCGCCCGCCTCGGTTCGACTGTCACCCAGGTCGAGATGCAGCCGCGCCTGCTGCAGCGCGAGGACCCGGAGGTGTCGGAGGCGGTGCGACGCCGCTTTGTCGCCGAGGGCATCGACGTCCGCGTCGGCACCACGGCCACCGTCGTGGTCGTCGACAATGGCGAAAAGGTGCTGCTCTGTGACCAGGACGGCCAGCCCGTACGCATCGCCTTCGACCAGATCATCGTCGCCGTCGGCCGCGCCGCCCGGCTCACCGGCTACGGCCTCGACACGCTGGGGATCAAGACCACCGGCCGGCTTGAGGTCAATGATTTCCTGCAGACCCGCTTCCCCAACATCTACGCCGTCGGCGATGTCGCCGGCCCCTACCAGTTCACCCACACCGCGGCGCACATGGCCTGGTATGCGGCGGTCAACGGCCTGTTCGAACCGCTATTGGCGCTGCGCGGCGGCAAGTTCAAGGTCGACTACTCGGTGATTCCCTGGGCCACCTTCACCGAGCCGGAGGTTGCGCGTGTCGGGCTCAACGAAACCGATGCCCGGGCGCAGGGCATCGCCTATGAAGTCACCACCTTCGACCTCGCCGAGCTCGACCGGGCGATCGCCGACGGCGAAGCCCACGGCATGATCAAGGTACTGACGGTGCCCGGCAAGGACCGCATTCTCGGTGTCACCATCGTCGGCGAACATGCCGGCGACCTGATTGCCGAATATGTGCTGGCGATGCGCCACGGCCTCGGGCTCAACAAACTGCTCGGCACCATCCACATCTACCCGACGCTGGCCGAGGCCAACAAATATGCCGCCGGGGCGTGGAAGCAGGCCCACAAGCCCGAAGCGCTGCTCCGCCTGGTGGCGCGGTTCCATACCTGGCGCCGGCGCTGA